One Bacteroidota bacterium genomic region harbors:
- a CDS encoding response regulator — MNIWVVEDNAGVREGIRAVLELRHAVRTFETAEGALRMLELFEERPDVLLLDLGLPGMSGLEALRCFRV, encoded by the coding sequence TTGAACATCTGGGTTGTCGAGGACAACGCGGGGGTGCGCGAAGGTATACGCGCTGTGCTGGAGCTCCGGCATGCGGTGCGGACCTTCGAGACGGCGGAGGGGGCGTTGCGCATGCTGGAGCTCTTCGAGGAGCGGCCCGATGTGTTGTTGTTGGATTTGGGGCTTCCGGGTATGTCTGGGCTGGAGGCCCTGCGTTGTTTTCGGGTCC